In Populus nigra chromosome 1, ddPopNigr1.1, whole genome shotgun sequence, one genomic interval encodes:
- the LOC133682464 gene encoding uncharacterized protein LOC133682464, with amino-acid sequence MNNYGESNGDLNVHEKQVEDHDHGENGDGSGNGVILGIDGGATSTVCVCIPFFPSSNTLPKPLLVLGRAVSGCSNHNSVGETAARDTLEEVMAEALSKSGFNWSTVHAVCLGVSGVNHPTDQERILKWLREISPSHVKLYVQNDAVAALASGTMGKLHGCVLIAGTGCISYGFAEDGREARASGAGPVLGDWGSGYGIAAKALTAVIRAHDGRGPQTLLTNKILKALCLSSPDELIGWTYADPSWARIAALVPEVVSCAEACDQVATKILVDAVQDLALSVKAVVQRLSLCGEDGNGFFPVVMVGGVLEANRTWDIGKEVVKCIQEQFPGAHPIRPQVEPAVGAALLAWNLLMKESTENCHS; translated from the exons ATGAATAATTACGGGGAGAGCAATGGAGATTTAAATGTCcatgaaaaacaagttgaagATCATGATCATGGTGAGAATGGAGATGGGTCTGGTAATGGAGTCATTTTGGGGATTGATGGTGGCGCTACTTCAACTGTTTGTGTCTGTattcctttctttccttcctcGAATACCCTCCCTAAGCCTCTCCTTGTCCTTGGACGTGCTGTTTCTGGTTGCTCCAATCATAACAGTGTTGGAG AAACTGCTGCCAGGGACACGTTAGAAGAGGTTATGGCTGAAGCCCTTTCAAAATCAGGTTTCAATTGGTCCACCGTTCATGCTGTTTGTTTAGGCGTTTCTGGTGTTAACCATCCAACTGATCAAGAAAGGATACTAAAGTGGCTGAG AGAAATATCCCCTAGCCATGTGAAGTTGTATGTTCAGAATGATGCTGTTGCTGCTCTCGCAAGTGGGACCATGGGAAAGCTTCATGGCTGTGTTTTAATTGCTGGTACAGGGTGCATTTCTTATGGATTTGCTGAAGATGGCAGAGAAGCACGAGCTTCAGGTGCAGGACCTGTCCTAGGTGATTGGGGGAG TGGCTATGGAATTGCTGCAAAGGCACTAACTGCAGTAATAAGGGCTCATGATGGTCGTGGTCCACAGACACTGCTaacaaataagattttaaaggcACTCTGTCTTTCATCTCCAGATGAACTTATTGG GTGGACTTATGCTGATCCATCTTGGGCACGCATTGCAGCTCTCGTTCCAGAAGTGGTATCTTGTGCTGAAGCTTGCGATCAAGTTGCAACTAAGATATTAGTTGATGCAGTCCAGGACTTGGCTCTAAGTGTGAAGGCTGTTGTTCAAAGACTTAGTTTGTGTGGTGAAG atGGAAATGGTTTTTTCCCTGTTGTGATGGTTGGTGGTGTTCTTGAAGCTAACAGGACTTGGGATATTGGGAAAGAAGTTGTGAAGTGTATTCAGGAGCAGTTTCCTGGGGCTCATCCTATTAGACCACAG GTGGAACCAGCTGTCGGGGCAGCTTTGCTGGCCTGGAATTTATTGATGAAAGAATCAACAGAGAACTGCCATAGCTGA
- the LOC133682461 gene encoding WPP domain-associated protein-like, producing the protein MGSEEVLGSSAVIMDPTISPCNGSMVQLMDDGEENENLGVDLLNDLDLYLEDIKDRLTISRVVSDSVIKGIVSAVEQEAARKIAEKELELTRLKKGLHLYIVGSDDGSVCSGMRQEQRNRKNELYSDNFVEHDRLQESLRNLKIDVTGQLTNLKKEIHKVKGSYSMGRNSSSEIVGLGGILLETVPDKWSDVDKMVDGLGTTLDSFCEHAEDMVHFPKSLFFEWQQEREFQAEIEGLVIKNSLQEELEQQRLCDQNTQFYSNGSASWLEKVKELSSLRQELDAIAKSLSVPESGQLISHGSLEHRKSSGHHFSNGNHDESIITMPENLEAAELLKDKNKEELFHYLKTEMTKMKRDHESKVQKITEELFALKGAYLKERGSTLPGRKDKDLDTLRKKIPEVILKLDNILIENEKVPAMSDSAESLDTLKDRLESLRIENCELQGLLAQKEEEIKLLSSQVSDAAEKTLQHSWTEVNLFRMITNLKSSIEDAHIEATISEHLYKLLLKEFMGQIKCFSKESDLEYNSMEGSSENIFREAAQNVKPASKLEIEDSDMESIIMQGVLEIGLQEAFKEAEEKLSSLNLKYIDENEARLSLEREAMEKLEQEIHLITATIKEKGKLVQESVDELEKEKENFELVSQELDSLKAQTNQQGLLTENLRETAEERSRLLAASQEKLSLVEAREREHREELASTIVLVNGLSRAVTDFESRATKEIERKSLRLENLNSQFGSLIQKVSILKRTGFLYKKNLESRCSDLQKAEAEVDLLGDKVENLQRLLEKIYIALDHYSLILKHYPGITEILKLIRRELNGESMTAYTHDPASSLQSNAFGSNAKKFEDKRV; encoded by the exons ATGGGGAGTGAAGAGGTTTTGGGGAGTTCAGCGGTTATCATGGATCCTACTATCAGCCCATGCAATGGTAGTATGGTTCAGCTTATGGATGATGGCGAGGAGAATGAGAATCTGGGTGTTGATCTTCTTAATGATTTGGATTTGTATTTGGAGGATATTAAGGATAGGTTGACCATTTCAAGAGTGGTGAGTGATTCAGTCATTAAGGGTATAGTGTCTGCAGTTGAACAAGAGGCAGCCCGGAAGATTGCTGAGAAAGAATTGGAGTTGACTAGACTGAAGAAAGGATTACATCTTTACATTGTGGGTTCAGATGATGGATCTGTGTGTTCGGGGATGCGCCAAGAgcaaagaaatagaaaaaatgaactTTACTCAGATAATTTTGTGGAGCATGATAGATTACAAGAATCTTTGAGAAACCTTAAAATTGATGTTACAGGGCAGCTTACAAATCTCAAGAAAGAAATTCATAAGGTTAAAGGGTCCTATTCTATGGGGAGGAATTCATCTTCTGAAATTGTGGGGTTGGGTGGTATTCTTCTGGAAACGGTGCCTGATAAATGGAGTGATGTGGACAAAATGGTTGATGGTCTAGGAACTACTCTGGACTCTTTCTGCGAACATGCAGAAGATATGGTTCATTTTCCCAAGTCATTATTCTTTGAGTGGCAGCAGGAGAGGGAGTTTCAAGCAGAAATTGAAGGGCTGGTGATCAAGAATTCTCTCCAAGAAGAGCTTGAACAACAGAGATTGTGTGATCAAAATACTCAGTTCTACAGTAACGGAAGTGCAAGTTGGCTTGAAAAGGTGAAAGAGCTTTCAAGTTTACGTCAGGAATTGGATGCTATTGCCAAGTCACTTTCTGTACCTGAAAGTGGGCAGCTGATTTCTCATGGTTCCTTGGAGCACCGGAAGTCTTCAGGTCATCATTTTTCAAATGGAAATCATGACGAGTCAATAATTACTATGCCAGAAAATTTGGAAGCTGCTGAGCTGCTAAAGGACAAGAACAAGGAAGAATTGTTTCATTATCTCAAGACTGAGATGACTAAAATGAAGAGAGACCACGAGTCAAAAGTGCAAAAGATAACTGAAGAGCTATTCGCCTTAAAAGGGGCGTACTTGAAAGAAAGGGGATCTACTTTGCCAGGGAGGAAGGATAAGGATCTTGACACACTGAGGAAAAAGATCCCTGAAGTCATTCTGAAATTGGACAACATTCTCATTGAAAATGAGAAAGTGCCTGCAATGAGCGACAGTGCAGAGAGTCTTGACACTTTGAAGGACAGACTAGAATCACTCCGAATAGAAAACTGTGAACTACAGGGCTTGCTtgcacaaaaagaagaagaaataaagctCCTTTCCTCACAAGTTTCTGATGCTGCTGAGAAAACGTTGCAACATTCTTGGACTGAGGTAAACTTGTTCAGAATGATCACAAATCTTAAAAGCTCAATAGAAGATGCACATATTGAAGCTACAATCAGTGAACATCTATATAAATTACTTCTCAAGGAATTCATGGGCCAGATCAAATGCTTCAGTAAAGAATCAGACCTGGAGTACAATAGTATGGAGGGAAGTTCTGAAAACATTTTCAGAGAGGCAGCTCAAAATGTGAAACCTGCTAGCAAGTTGGAAATTGAAGATTCAGATATGGAGTCCATTATTATGCAAGGGGTGTTGGAAATTGGTCTTCAAGAGGCCTTCAAGGAAGCTGAGGAGAAACTTAGTAGCTTGAACCTGAAATATATTGATGAGAATGAAGCTCGATTGTCACTTGAAAGGGAAGCCATGGAAAAATTGGAGCAAGAGATACACTTAATAACAGCAACAATTAAAGAAAAGGGCAAACTAGTGCAGGAATCAGTAGATGAATtggaaaaagagaaggagaattTTGAGTTGGTTTCTCAAGAGCTTGACAGTTTAAAGGCGCAGACAAATCAGCAGGGTCTTTTAACAGAGAACTTGAGGGAAACTGCTGAAGAGAGAAGCAGGCTACTTGCTGCTTCTCAAGAGAAGCTATCATTGGTTGAAGCAAGAGAAAGGGAGCACAGGGAGGAGCTGGCTTCAACTATTGTTCTTGTCAATGGATTGTCAAGAGCAGTCACTGATTTTGAAAGCAGAGCCACAAAAGAAATCGAAAGGAAAAGCTTGAG GTTGGAAAACCTGAATTCACAATTTGGTTCTCTTATTCAGAAGGTTAGTATACTTAAAAGAACAGGGTTTCTGTACAAGAAGAACTTGGAAAGTAGATGTTCTGACCTTCAAAAGGCTGAAGCTGAG GTTGATCTTTTAGGTGATAAGGTGGAAAATCTTCAACGTCTTCTTGAAAAGATATACATAGCACTGGATCATTATTCTCTGATATTGAAACATTATCCTGGA ATTACTGAGATTCTAAAGCTAATTAGAAGAGAATTGAATGGAGAATCTATGACTGCTTACACACATGACCCTGCAAGCTCCTTGCAAAGCAATGCCTTTGGTTCCAATGCAAAGAAATTTGAAGATAAAAGAGTGTGA